In Nostoc sp. UHCC 0926, a single genomic region encodes these proteins:
- a CDS encoding GNAT family N-acetyltransferase: MNEELKHRFYINTDKSKLDIQMIHDFLQTSYWAENIPLATVEKSINNSLCFGLYEDNQQVGFAIVITDYATSALLKDVFILEPYRGQGLGKWFVEYILEYPELQDVQRWLLGTKDAHGLYRRYGFKNLTEPEKIMMRLNPNANQA, from the coding sequence ATGAATGAAGAATTAAAACATCGATTTTACATCAACACTGATAAATCTAAGTTAGATATTCAAATGATTCATGATTTTTTACAAACCTCCTATTGGGCTGAAAATATCCCGTTAGCTACTGTAGAAAAGTCAATAAACAATTCTTTATGTTTTGGACTTTATGAAGATAATCAACAAGTTGGTTTTGCGATAGTCATCACTGATTATGCAACTTCTGCGTTGTTAAAAGATGTTTTTATTTTGGAACCTTATCGAGGACAGGGTTTAGGAAAATGGTTTGTAGAATACATTTTAGAATATCCAGAATTGCAAGACGTTCAAAGGTGGTTGTTAGGCACAAAAGATGCTCATGGACTTTATCGCCGTTATGGATTTAAAAATTTGACAGAACCAGAGAAAATCATGATGCGTTTAAATCCCAATGCTAATCAAGCTTGA
- a CDS encoding HEAT repeat domain-containing protein produces MTKHTRQVLLSALKVVVLCLTLFLLCTSNSWAQITTDSKIAPLIQKLIDNDAHISSIAADALVNIGSPAVPSLIEALKNQDINLRWHAASVLGDLGAEAAPAVSALSAALQDEDGQVRLYATLALGNIGTAAKAAVPSLMAALQDKEQFVRIYVPSALRKIGVEAKVALLPELRKSWGGLIRR; encoded by the coding sequence ATGACAAAGCATACCAGACAAGTATTACTTAGTGCGCTCAAGGTGGTTGTCTTATGCCTGACACTGTTCCTACTATGCACAAGCAATAGTTGGGCGCAAATCACTACTGACAGCAAAATTGCTCCCCTGATTCAGAAGCTAATAGATAATGATGCCCACATCAGTAGTATTGCCGCAGATGCATTAGTTAATATCGGTTCGCCAGCAGTGCCGTCTCTGATTGAGGCGTTGAAAAATCAGGATATTAATCTTCGCTGGCACGCTGCTTCAGTTTTAGGAGATTTGGGTGCAGAAGCAGCACCAGCCGTTTCTGCCTTAAGTGCGGCATTGCAGGATGAGGATGGACAAGTCCGCCTGTACGCCACCTTAGCTTTAGGAAATATTGGTACAGCAGCCAAAGCAGCAGTTCCATCGTTGATGGCGGCATTACAAGACAAGGAGCAATTCGTTCGCATTTATGTTCCTTCTGCACTCAGGAAAATTGGTGTAGAAGCGAAAGTAGCTTTACTTCCCGAATTGAGGAAAAGCTGGGGCGGGTTAATAAGACGATAA
- a CDS encoding NB-ARC domain-containing protein has product MQKKSLRRLWKQIILFLSKLAGFLRGNRRRLKRRQHLLRDEVAQSRLDRHIPSQVEQPILGNGENNDASVTSLNSDIKSKFKQTISGNGNVGQNSEGDNNINVGQVEGSLTINYSRPIDRPFQAPSLPANFVDRAVTREIKARLLANTSNAGALLISAIHGLGGIGKTTLVTALAHDEDIQKRFSGGVLWATLGQEPDILALLSSWVQALGDSEFRAINIEATSAHLRSLLHKKAVLLVVDDAWEPDKVKPFMVASSQSQLLITSRRADVAGVDVSLQELNLMTPTESLELLSKSLEREIEEVEKQEALRLAEAVGYLPIALNLVAARVKWGITWVKLETALKQEVARLEVLEGPRQENSLEATFNLSLKALRDYDEQAWENFIWLGVLPEDVIIAAPMAVTLWDMESQDEANERLELLWNDALLQSDSPISVGGVECKGYRIHDLLHDVARRLLIKPPPTGMGFNLLNAHSQLLERYRLKTEKNLWHTLVNDGYIHQNLVGHLEKAERVEEIHQLLREKSQTSIINGWFETREKLGQPGGYITDISRAWELAEANWTESILPQVVSLQCRYALITASLNSLAANVPVNLLLALVKNKKWTPEQGLVYALQNPKQQEKVNSLTELVNYLPPNLQELALQKALAAARAIQDEDYRANALSALAEKLPPELLPEALAAARAIQDEDYRAKALSALAEKLPDILPEALAAARAIQDESSRANALSALAKKLPELLPEALAAARAIQSESSRAEVLSALADSLSQMPSTELFPLWQDTLHELSLRTRPNLLQDIKALFPVIFALGGEAATVKIARAIADVGRWWR; this is encoded by the coding sequence TTGCAGAAAAAAAGCCTGAGAAGGTTATGGAAGCAGATAATACTTTTTTTATCTAAGTTAGCTGGCTTTTTGAGAGGGAATCGTCGGAGATTAAAACGTAGGCAACATCTACTTAGAGATGAAGTTGCTCAAAGCCGTTTAGATAGGCATATTCCGTCTCAGGTTGAACAACCAATTTTAGGTAACGGAGAAAACAATGATGCTTCTGTAACCAGTTTAAATTCCGATATTAAATCTAAGTTTAAACAAACAATTTCAGGTAATGGAAATGTTGGTCAAAACAGCGAAGGCGACAACAATATTAATGTAGGTCAGGTAGAAGGCAGCCTCACTATTAATTATAGTCGCCCAATTGACAGACCTTTTCAAGCACCGAGTTTACCTGCCAATTTTGTAGACCGCGCAGTTACTAGAGAAATTAAAGCTCGTCTACTGGCAAATACATCTAATGCTGGTGCATTGCTCATCAGTGCTATTCACGGCTTAGGTGGCATTGGCAAGACAACTTTAGTTACTGCCCTTGCCCATGATGAAGATATTCAAAAACGTTTTTCTGGTGGTGTGCTTTGGGCAACTTTGGGACAAGAACCAGATATTCTCGCGCTGCTGAGTAGCTGGGTGCAAGCCTTGGGAGACTCTGAATTTCGTGCGATTAATATAGAAGCAACTTCAGCCCATTTGCGAAGTTTACTACATAAGAAGGCAGTTCTACTGGTAGTTGATGATGCTTGGGAACCAGATAAAGTTAAACCCTTTATGGTAGCAAGTTCACAATCCCAGCTATTAATCACTTCGCGGCGGGCTGATGTGGCTGGTGTGGATGTTTCTTTGCAAGAATTGAATTTGATGACGCCGACAGAATCTCTGGAATTACTTTCTAAGTCTTTAGAACGAGAAATAGAAGAAGTAGAGAAACAAGAGGCTTTGAGACTAGCCGAGGCTGTGGGATATTTACCCATTGCGCTGAATTTGGTAGCAGCAAGAGTTAAATGGGGAATTACATGGGTGAAGCTGGAAACGGCTTTGAAACAAGAGGTTGCAAGATTAGAAGTTTTAGAAGGGCCGCGTCAAGAAAACTCTTTAGAAGCAACTTTTAATTTAAGCCTGAAAGCTTTGCGGGACTATGACGAACAAGCTTGGGAAAATTTTATTTGGTTGGGAGTTTTGCCAGAAGATGTAATAATAGCCGCACCAATGGCAGTTACATTATGGGATATGGAATCGCAGGATGAAGCTAATGAGCGTTTAGAGCTGCTTTGGAATGATGCCTTACTTCAGTCTGATTCACCTATATCTGTCGGGGGTGTTGAGTGCAAAGGCTACAGGATACATGACTTATTGCATGATGTAGCTCGTCGCCTATTAATTAAACCTCCGCCTACGGGAATGGGTTTTAATTTACTCAATGCTCACAGCCAACTGCTAGAACGGTATCGGCTAAAGACTGAAAAAAATCTTTGGCATACCCTGGTTAATGATGGTTACATTCATCAAAATTTAGTTGGGCATTTAGAAAAGGCTGAACGGGTAGAAGAAATTCATCAGTTATTACGGGAAAAGTCGCAGACATCAATAATAAATGGCTGGTTTGAAACGCGAGAAAAATTAGGACAACCTGGGGGTTACATTACAGATATTTCTCGTGCTTGGGAATTAGCAGAAGCGAATTGGACTGAATCAATCCTGCCCCAAGTTGTAAGTTTGCAGTGTCGCTATGCTTTGATTACTGCATCCCTGAATAGTTTGGCAGCTAATGTACCAGTAAATTTATTGCTTGCCTTGGTCAAAAACAAAAAGTGGACTCCCGAACAAGGACTAGTTTACGCCCTGCAAAACCCAAAGCAACAGGAGAAAGTCAACTCGCTGACAGAGCTAGTCAACTATTTGCCACCAAATCTTCAAGAACTAGCACTGCAAAAAGCCCTTGCTGCTGCCAGGGCGATTCAGGATGAGGATTATCGTGCCAATGCCTTGAGTGCCTTAGCTGAGAAACTGCCACCAGAGTTATTGCCAGAAGCCCTTGCTGCTGCCAGGGCGATTCAGGATGAGGATTATCGTGCCAAAGCCTTGAGTGCCTTAGCTGAGAAACTGCCAGATATATTGCCAGAAGCCCTTGCTGCTGCCAGGGCGATTCAGGATGAGTCTTCTCGTGCCAATGCCTTGAGTGCCTTAGCTAAGAAACTGCCAGAGTTATTGCCAGAAGCCCTTGCTGCTGCCAGGGCGATTCAGTCTGAGTCTTCTCGTGCCGAAGTCTTGAGTGCCTTAGCTGACAGTTTGTCACAAATGCCATCTACGGAACTTTTCCCCCTTTGGCAAGATACACTTCATGAGCTATCCCTTCGCACTCGCCCTAATTTGCTGCAAGATATTAAGGCATTGTTTCCAGTTATCTTTGCATTAGGTGGTGAAGCAGCAACGGTAAAAATTGCCCGTGCGATTGCGGATGTGGGGCGATGGTGGAGGTAA
- a CDS encoding 2-isopropylmalate synthase: MTNKTDRIIIFDTTLRDGEQCPGATLNIDEKLVIAKQLARLGVDIIEAGFAFASPGDFEAVKKISQIVGTENGPVICSLARAIKADIEAAAEALKPAVNARIHTFISTSDIHLEYQLRKSRAEVLAIAEEMVGYAKSFMTDIEFSPMDAARTDPEFLYQVLERAIAAGATTVNIPDTVGYTTPSEFGAIIKGIIENVPNIDQAIISVHGHNDLGLAVANFLEAVKNGARQLECTINGIGERAGNASLEELVMALHVRRQYFNPYLGRPEESQESLTNIDTRQIYKTSRLVSNLTGMLVQPNKAIVGANAFAHESGIHQDGVLKNKLTYEIMDAQLIGLTDNQIVLGKHSGRNAFRTRLKELGFELSDTELNKAFVRFKEVADKKKEISDWDLEAIVNDEIQQAPDLFRVELVQVSCGSNARPTATVTLRTPEGEELTDAAIGTGPVDAVYKAINRVVNVPNELIEFSVQSVTAGIDAIGEVTIRLRYESKVFSGHAANTDIIVASAQAYVNALNRLYASLQTQKKPEEVTAQKV, translated from the coding sequence ATGACAAACAAAACTGATCGAATCATCATTTTTGATACTACACTGCGAGATGGAGAGCAATGTCCCGGAGCGACTCTGAATATAGACGAAAAGCTAGTTATTGCCAAGCAATTAGCGCGTCTGGGCGTGGATATAATTGAGGCAGGCTTTGCCTTTGCTAGTCCTGGAGATTTTGAAGCAGTTAAGAAAATTTCCCAAATTGTGGGGACAGAAAATGGTCCAGTAATTTGCAGTTTGGCAAGAGCGATTAAAGCAGATATTGAAGCAGCCGCAGAAGCGTTAAAACCAGCAGTTAACGCCAGAATTCACACATTTATTTCGACTTCTGATATTCATTTAGAGTATCAGTTGCGGAAGTCACGGGCAGAAGTGCTAGCGATCGCCGAAGAAATGGTAGGATACGCCAAATCCTTCATGACAGATATAGAATTTTCACCAATGGATGCGGCTCGTACCGATCCAGAATTTCTTTACCAAGTGTTAGAGCGAGCGATCGCAGCTGGTGCAACAACAGTTAACATTCCCGATACTGTGGGTTACACCACCCCTAGCGAATTTGGAGCCATAATTAAGGGCATTATCGAAAATGTCCCCAACATCGACCAAGCGATTATTTCCGTTCACGGTCATAATGATTTAGGCTTGGCAGTTGCTAACTTCTTAGAAGCCGTCAAAAATGGCGCACGGCAACTAGAATGTACGATCAATGGGATTGGTGAACGCGCCGGAAATGCCTCACTAGAAGAATTGGTGATGGCGCTGCATGTGCGGCGACAATATTTTAATCCCTATCTCGGAAGACCAGAAGAATCTCAAGAATCCCTGACAAATATCGACACCCGACAAATTTACAAAACCTCACGCTTAGTTTCCAATTTGACGGGAATGCTAGTACAACCAAATAAAGCGATCGTCGGGGCGAATGCCTTTGCTCATGAGTCTGGGATTCACCAAGATGGTGTGTTAAAAAACAAACTCACTTATGAAATTATGGATGCCCAATTGATTGGCTTAACAGACAATCAAATAGTTTTGGGTAAACATTCAGGGAGAAATGCTTTCCGCACTCGGTTGAAAGAATTGGGCTTTGAACTGTCGGATACTGAGTTAAATAAAGCATTCGTCAGATTCAAAGAGGTAGCAGATAAAAAGAAAGAAATTTCTGATTGGGATTTAGAAGCGATCGTTAACGATGAAATCCAACAAGCACCCGATTTGTTCCGGGTAGAGTTGGTGCAAGTTTCCTGCGGTAGCAACGCCCGTCCTACTGCTACAGTTACCCTACGTACCCCAGAAGGTGAAGAATTAACTGATGCTGCGATCGGTACTGGGCCAGTGGATGCAGTTTACAAAGCCATCAACCGTGTGGTGAATGTGCCCAACGAGTTGATTGAGTTTTCTGTGCAGTCAGTAACAGCTGGTATTGATGCCATTGGAGAAGTGACGATTCGTTTACGTTATGAATCTAAAGTATTTTCTGGTCATGCAGCGAACACAGATATCATCGTGGCATCCGCGCAAGCTTATGTAAATGCGTTGAATAGGTTGTATGCATCTTTGCAAACTCAAAAAAAGCCAGAGGAAGTAACTGCACAGAAAGTCTAA
- a CDS encoding LabA-like NYN domain-containing protein, which translates to MGSPMNRLSIFVDGNNMFYAQQKNGWFFDPRRVLEYLKHEQSETTLINAFWYTGLKDPQDQRGFRDALISLGYTVRTKILKEYYDDTSGRYSQKANLDIEIVVDMFNTVDQYDRVVLFSGDGDFERAIELLRSKNTHITVVSTEGMIARELRNATDRYIDLNDIRDQIEKTEG; encoded by the coding sequence ATGGGTTCTCCAATGAATCGTCTGTCTATTTTTGTAGACGGAAACAATATGTTCTATGCTCAACAAAAAAATGGCTGGTTTTTTGACCCGCGGCGAGTCTTAGAATACTTAAAACATGAGCAATCAGAAACAACCTTAATTAATGCATTCTGGTACACTGGTTTAAAAGACCCACAAGATCAGCGAGGTTTTAGAGATGCTCTAATTAGTCTGGGATATACAGTCCGAACTAAAATTCTTAAAGAATACTATGATGATACTTCTGGTCGTTACTCGCAAAAAGCGAATTTAGATATTGAAATTGTTGTAGATATGTTTAATACAGTAGACCAGTATGACCGAGTAGTATTATTCAGTGGCGATGGAGATTTTGAAAGAGCAATCGAATTATTACGCTCAAAAAATACACATATTACGGTAGTATCAACAGAAGGAATGATAGCTAGAGAGCTACGCAATGCTACTGACAGATATATAGATTTAAATGATATCAGAGATCAAATAGAAAAAACCGAAGGTTAG